Proteins encoded within one genomic window of Esox lucius isolate fEsoLuc1 chromosome 12, fEsoLuc1.pri, whole genome shotgun sequence:
- the LOC105023856 gene encoding toll-like receptor 5, which produces MMRNVLLLAVFGIYFRGTEGAPTCSIQGSTAACSGRSLHQVPELPPNITAVDLSNNHIREINETSFSGLEGLLGLDLSWQQVNGLIIRNNTFKRLANLEVLYLGNNKDLLIETDAFVGLSNLRILSLYTCDLTESILQGDYLRPLVSLETLDLMGNRVKIVKPAQFFANMTDFKDLNIKLNRMESICEEDLNVFQGKHLRFLNLNSVYLYGMNEYGFDWERCGNPFRNISIETLDLSLNGFNVDKAKLFFNAIQGTHIHNLILEHSTMGKSFGFNNMKDPNKQTFEGLKNSDVQILDLSKCSIFALQNAVFSPLKEVKNITLVQNRINQIERGAFLGLENLQRLDLSYNLLGEIYSFTFDKLHNILELDLSYNHIGALGYQAFTGLPNLQILDLTGNSIRKLNTYGSPAPLPNLHHLRLADNKITSLQGLWDFTNSVKILNVQNNRLTNLEDVYILLNKFPHIERIWYGNNFIQWCTLNSDISVPAINSLKLLELRNIALQVIWARGQCLKVFDNLDKLSILDLSFNSLQALPDGIFNGLVTLEVMDLSYNFLTYLQPDIFPKSLKRVDLSYNFLASPDPAAFRSLSWINLHGNRFHCDCLLKGFLTWLKGTNVTFAKTSVAKFTCDFPSDLHGVSLLNYSRFFMTEMCTKQPLGRNTKQHS; this is translated from the coding sequence ATGATGAGGAACGTTCTACTGCTGGCTGTCTTTGGTATCTACTTTCGGGGGACCGAAGGCGCCCCAACATGTTCAATACAGGGCTCTACAGCAGCTTGTTCTGGCCGGTCTCTACACCAGGTCCCTGAGCTGCCTCCAAACATTACTGCTGTGGATTTGAGCAATAACCACATCAGAGAGATAAACGAGACATCCTTCTCTGGGCTTGAAGGGCTACTGGGACTGGACCTTAGTTGGCAACAAGTGAATGGGCTAATTATAAGAAATAACACCTTTAAAAGGCTGGCAAACTTGGAGGTGCTCTATTTAGGAAATAATAAAGATCTACTGATTGAGACAGATGCTTTTGTGGGACTGTCCAACCTgagaattctgtctctgtacACTTGTGACCTCACTGAATCTATATTACAGGGTGACTATCTCAGACCCCTGGTGTCCTTGGAAACACTAGATCTGATGGGGAACCGGGTGAAAATAGTCAAACCTGCACAGTTCTTTGCAAACATGACAGATTTTAAAGacttaaacattaaattaaatcgGATGGAAAGCATATGTGAGGAGGACTTAAATGTCTTTCAAGGCAAACACCTTCGATTCCTCAACCTGAACAGTGTCTATCTATATGGCATGAATGAGTATGGCTTTGACTGGGAGAGATGTGGAAATCCCTTTCGGAACATATCCATAGAGACACTTGACCTGTCTTTGAATGGATTCAATGTGGACAAGGCAAAactgtttttcaatgcaatcCAAGGAACCCACATTCACAATCTTATTCTGGAACACAGCACCATGGGGAAATCATTTGGTTTCAACAATATGAAAGATCCTAACAAGCAAACATTTGAGGGCCTCAAGAATAGTGATGTTCAAATTCTAGATTTGTCCAAATGCTCCATATTTGCTTTGCAAAATGCAGTATTCAGTCCACTGAAAGAGgtaaaaaacataacattagtCCAAAACAGAATTAACCAGATTGAGAGGGGGGCATTTTTAGGTCTTGAAAACTTACAAAGGCTCGACCTGTCATATAATCTTTTAGGGGAAATCTATTCTTTCACATTTGACAAACTACATAATATTTTAGAATTAGATTTATCTTACAATCACATTGGTGCATTAGGATATCAAGCCTTTACCGGACTTCCAAACCTACAAATCCTAGATCTTACAGGAAACTCTATTCGGAAACTCAATACATACGGCTCCCCTGCGCCACTACCAAACCTGCACCATCTTCGTTTGGCTGATAATAAAATCACATCTTTGCAAGGCCTCTGGGACTTTACTAACTCTGTTAAGATACTAAATGTTCAGAACAACAGGTTAACTAATTTAGAAGAtgtgtacattttgttaaataaattcCCACACATTGAGCGTATCTGGTATGGTAACAACTTCATACAGTGGTGCACCTTAAACAGTGATATTTCAGTTCCTGCTATAAACTCTCTGAAGCTGCTGGAGCTAAGGAACATCGCCCTGCAGGTGATATGGGCACGTGGACAGTGTTTGAAAGTATTTGACAATCTTGACAAGCTTTCTATTCTGGATTTAAGCTTTAACTCCCTGCAGGCTCTCCCAGACGGCATTTTCAATGGTCTTGTGACTCTGGAAGTGATGGATCTCAGCTACAACTTTCTTACCTACCTCCAACCAGACATTTTCCCCAAATCTCTCAAAAGAGTTGACCTCTCCTACAATTTCCTGGCCTCTCCTGACCCAGCGGCTTTCCGTTCCCTCAGCTGGATCAACCTTCATGGGAACAGATTCCACTGCGACTGCCTCCTGAAGGGCTTCCTGACATGGCTAAAGGGGACTAATGTGACTTTTGCCAAAACCAGTGTGGCCAAATTCACCTGTGACTTCCCCTCTGACTTGCATGGCGTCAGTCTGTTGAATTACAGCAGATTCTTTATGACAGAAATGTGCACAAAACAACCTTTGGGCAGAAATACTAAACAACACTCCTAG